A region of Tachyglossus aculeatus isolate mTacAcu1 unplaced genomic scaffold, mTacAcu1.pri SUPER_32, whole genome shotgun sequence DNA encodes the following proteins:
- the LOC119921877 gene encoding olfactory receptor 2G2-like, protein MPNDTSAENFVLVDFSAQPQIEKILFVVVLIFYLLTLVGNTAWISVAMYFFLSHLSLEDHCFTTDIVPHFYGTSGGPPRPSSWSVVRSSCTSSWSWGRRNASFWPSWSWTVAAICLTLHYTTAMHPWLCQVLVRLPWMCGVGDTAIQATVIFLLPRCGHQLLPHFTCEIPALLKLACVDVRANEIQLFVGTLVLNLLPLSMITVSYRSIAWAMLRIKSPQGWRKALGTCGSYLLVVTLFYRSIRVVYIWPNSSFSGTLGKFLTLFYTVVQNILSSR, encoded by the coding sequence ATGCCGAATGACACTTCTGCAGAGAACTTTGTCTTGGTGGATTTCTCTGCTCAGCCCCAGATAGAGAAGATCCTCTTCGTGGTTGTCTTGATCTTCTACCTCCTAACCCTGGTGGGCAACACCGCCTGGATCTCCGtcgccatgtacttcttcctgtctcacctctccCTCGAGGACCACTGCTTCACCACTGACATCGTCCCCCACTTCTATGGAACCTCCGGGGGCCCTCCAAGACCATCATCGTGGTCGGTTGTGCGGTCCAGCTGTACGTCGTCCTGGTCCTGGGGTCGACGGAATGCATCCTTCTGGCCGTCATGGTCTTGGACAGTCGCCGCCATCTGCCTAACCCTTCACTACACCACCGCCATGCACCCGTGGCTCTGCCAGGTCCTGGTGAGATTaccctggatgtgtggggtgggggacacCGCGATTCAGGCCACCgtcatcttcctcctgccccgctgTGGACACCAGCTACTTCCCCACTTCACCTGCGAGATACCCGCCCTGCTCAAGCTGGCTTGTGTGGACGTCCGTGCCAATGAGATCCAGCTCTTCGTGGGCACTCTGGTCCTGAATCTCCTGCCCTTGAGCATGATCACGGTCTCTTATAGGTCCATCgcctgggccatgctgaggatcaaGTCGCCCCAGGGTTGGAGGAAGGCCCTGGGTACCTGCGGGTCCTACCTCCTGGTGGTCACTCTCTTCTACAGGTCCATCAGGGTGGTCTACATCTGGCCCAACAGCTccttctctgggactttgggcaagttcctcaCCCTCTTCTACACCGTT